Sequence from the Solea senegalensis isolate Sse05_10M linkage group LG1, IFAPA_SoseM_1, whole genome shotgun sequence genome:
CGGCGAggggggaggtgtgtgtgtgtctgtgtgtgtgtgtgtgtgtgtgtgtgtgtgtgtgtgggtgacacACAAGACACCAGCAACGGGAAGCGACAGATGTCGGTTCCACATTAAGCAGCAGGTATCACGGATCGTCGGGCAGATGCGGGGCAGCGGTGCGCAGTCATTAGCGCCGCGCGGCAAACGTGCAGCAAACGTGCAGCGGCATGCAGATGTGTAAACAGGAGCGATATGCTTTTTCAAAGAGAAAATGACATGTGACGGTAACATTTAAAGATATAATGGGTcgattattgttgttgttattttttttataaagggTATTCTAGTTGTCTTGAATCAACCTCCCATCACAGCGACTGACCAAATTGTCTTTCGTGCTCGTCCTAAGTCTGTGATGGATTAAAACCTTCATGAACACCAgtgcaacaacacatttttggtATCGTTCAGTTCTCATATTCTGACCGTTTCTCCTTGAAGAAAGAGAAACGGTGTGTCTTACGCCTCCATCGCTGGCCTTTTCTGTTCAGAATAATGCGAGGcgtctgtctcctcctctctactGTCTCGGCTTAAGCCTCTCAGTTTGACTTCAGAGGTCGTGAAGCCTCTGTAGGAAAGTTTTTCGCTTCgtgatgttttatgtttttccacGAATCACCGTTTTGTCTGCGGCTTGTTGACTCAATGGACGTCTGGAGAGTTTCCAATCATACTGATGTGACTTGTGTTGACCTACGCTGTTATCTCTTCTCCCTCCCCGTCAGGCTAAAACCGAGATTTCTAAAACTGTGCATGAATGTTTTTAGTTTGACTGTGTGGCAGGTGAAGTTCAGCCatcttttataaatataaatgtgattatAAATACCATACGGTGACTCTTTCCATCTTATTTTTCGACCACATTAACCAAACATTAGATTGGTCATGACAATGTAAAATAGCGTAGGACATACATTACACTGAGCCAGTCGTTCTCCTTACCAAGCTGTTATGTGGAtattactttgaaataaaacacttttagtgtaatattatctccttattacTCTGTTCTCTTATTCTCTAAAACAAATGCAAACCTAAAATTGGCATCCTTATTACAAAATCATTGCTATACCATTACAATTCTGTTGCCGCCCCCAAAGCACTGGAGCAGCTTGGGGACATGTCCCACATTAGGTCCTCTTACTAGTGATAAAGACTCTGATGCTGTTTTAAAGTAGTTGTTTAGTcagacagtttttttaaaatcctctgtaaagcATCTCCTGTTTTGAATGTGTTGCATAAATAAACCTGACTTGACTATTGCCATGTGATTGGACCGGTCAGGCACTGTCGCCTGtgttaaatacaaatatgatgTGTAGAATCCTACATCGTTTTTTGCCTAATTTAATTCTAATTAAATaagaaagttttcttttttctctctcgatGGCCTATTCCGTGTTATCTGGTGGTTTTCGAAGGACCACCGCGGTTGTGACGGAGAGTGGCGTTTGCTCGCGCGGTTCCTTCTGACAAAGACccactgtgattgacagatggCCTCATGGACGGCGTCTTTTGAAACCCGAACAGTTGGAGACAATTTCCATTCCCGGAGAGCTGGATGCAGGACACGGGCATGCTGAGCAACCCGAGACTCATGGGGAGAAATTGCAATTCTCTGCAGGCAGAAAGGGAGGGGAGACTTTCAACAGGCCTGGTTTGTGCCTCCCTTTGCTCCCAGCACGGCATATTTTTAATAAGGGCACTGGCTGTCAGCGCGCACCTCACCTCCTCTCACTGTGTATGGCTGGGAGTTCTTTCTTTAACGCAACAAGCAAAGCCAGGATTTgcaaaagctttaaaaaaaaccaaaaagaaaacactggaaaTAGCAGGAGAGCTGCAGTCGGCATGGAGACGTTACCGTTGCCACCTGTCAATCAACAATGCATTCCTGGACCCGCAGGTTTGACACATTCCTGGTAATCTAACCATCTACCATCCACTGTGATCAGACGCGCTTGAGGTGTTGCTATGGCAGCCAGGGGCAAGCAACAACTGGAGGACCTCCCCCTCGACCTCGGGCCCCTGTGGCTTGAGAGTgattagagcaggggtgtcaaactcaagggccacatacagcacaatttgatctcaagtgggccggacctgtaaaaatagtaaaataatagcataataacctatgaacgacaagaactccttgcttttttgctcctttgttttacatttaatgaaggatatttttacaaaacatgacatttcttgagaaatataagtgcaatttcaacaatatcgtgcctaaatgtgctatttacacatcacactggatctaaaaaggcacaaacatttagtcacagatatctggaagagatttagattatAATCGaggtgtgaaattttaacaaattcatcctgtgggccggattggaccctctggcgggccggttctggcccccgggctgtacgtttgacacccctggattAGAGTGTTAGTTTACTATAGATGACATCATTCACTCACCATACAGAGACTTTCTCTAATAAGGATGCTCACTCGTTCACTGCAGAGTGTGACAGGGTGATGTGATGATTAGAAGTCATTCCGCTTAGTTTCGGTGTAAAGCTGTAATGGACGGcagccacacgcacacacacacaaatcagtcCTCTCCCTTGATGCTCATATGGAGGAGCCGTTTTACTGTGAAGGCAGGACATAACGTAAGTGTCTAAATGGAGAtcaaattagtcaaaaaaaaacGCTCTGCTGAGAAACGTGGAGGTTGAACAGATGGACGATTAATGGGAATGAAAGTGCGGGTATAGTGCACGCcgcaaagggaaaaaaaaatccaactttaacgtttttttaaacttggattTAGTTTTTCCGAGagtaaaagtttttcaaaacaGATATCCAGACTGCAGACCTGCAGTGACGGCTGCGGCAGAAAAAGCCAATATCTTACAGCAAAGTGAAGTTGGAGACTTTATTAAATCACAATGCAGTTTAAATTTAATGACTCTCAACGCCGCGCTGTCTGAGTCTGAAAAATGCAcctatggattttttttattattattattattttataaatcaaAGACATTTAGTTTAAACCACAAAGTGCAGCCGAGAAGATGTTGGACCAGAGACTGATGTAACATGATACCAGAGCATTAACACCAGAGacgttaaaggcgacatagaatgcttgtatcacacatatatgttagttatggaggtctacttacatatattaacttgttttcatggttaaaaacctcccaatcgctgcaaacgagccgatcaaaatatctcctcactgacgctctcgtcagccgcgctgtttcagaccaaaaccacacccccagaatgtggactgtgttgtgattggccagccaacgagagctttcccactgtcctgtgattggccaggtacctggaagtgacgtaatagataggccagctctcagatacacagctccccctctggcacggtggatgctctgcatctcagcagctacaacgagagtagttcttcttcttctgcggttgaatgtacgcaaccggatgtgcccgcaccaggaggcactacggtggtgagaggagtggtgaggatttctgatgacgacatcaaattaaggaagtgccgatccgctttgcagagcccaggaaaacaatacaacactattttctcagcagtggctgaactgttgttctgaaactttagggtttcataaacgaggtaatgacgcagatacacacacacacaaacgcagcgttaattggagcttccggtctatgtggcctttaaaagAACTTTCACTCACTGCGTCAGAGTCTCCTACAGGTCTTTATAGCCAGTAATGATATTTTCTAAGATGCAGGAACTAGAGGAAAGAGAGTGAATACGGATACTTTTCCTGCATCCGCTCATGTATCTCCACACTGTCGAAGAACCCGCTCTCCTGATTCCCATACAAAACGTTCAGCCTCTATTCAACGTGAATGAACATAAGTTGTATTATTTAACTTCAAATTTGCTTGATATAaggggtgaatgtgtgtgatctttcctttttacacatttttgcacAATAACGAAACACGGCGCCTTCCTCGTTTCACTGCCTCTTTTCCGCTGTACTCGTGTGAATGTTGAGAAAGAAGAGGCGCTGGCCGTAATGGTGAAGCAACCTCCCGTTTTCCCCACATAACAAAGATGTTCGGTGCAGTGTTTCGCTGCAGACGAACAATGCACGCAACCGATGAGGGAAACATTTTCATGACGAACACACGGGGAGAAGTGAGAAGCAGGAATTAAAGGACACATCTGTTGTGTTTCCCATTGCATTGTGTGGTGCAACGTTCAGCGTTTTCCTTGTGTGTTGTCTCACGTTGCTTGAGTCTTGTTCTCGAGATGCCATTACAAAGTTGCTTTCATGCTTTGCTTGTGTTGAGTCTGTTTGCATGTGTCTGCTGTGCGCCGAGCTCTTGGAGGGGggtgttgcaaaaaaaaacaaaaagcacacaTCACTACTGTCttatctttaaaaataaaagtgggaTGTTTTTCCCTCTGAGAGATAACTGTTTGGGTTTATTTAAGCTCCAACTTGCATCCTCTGATAGAGTgggtgttgttttgttgcagtaACCTTCATGAATGTTCAGGAGATTGGATTTGCTGGTAGGGCTGTGCGATACTGCAAAATTTGGTATCGATCCAATACCAAGTGAATACAGGGCCAGTATTGCAGATACCGATGCCAATACCGATACTTTTTACTACTACCATCTACTTTTGTGTAGGGGAGAGCAATGTATCATGATTTATTAAGTGAATGCATCGTCAATATGCAAATTTGAggattatttaattatttcgtAAGTGTTCCTTTAATTAATCatgtttatgatgataataaaacacaggacaaagttttcaggcaaataaaaatactattattaagtaacatttttctgttttattgagcTTCTTCCTCTACTAACTGACCTGCCTTGGAGAAAATCCTTTCTCAGGTATGTTGCAATTACATAcagtcagaaaaataaaaatacttttattaagTAACTCAGAAATGTTTATATAAAACTTAAATTTCCCTTTTGGGGTGGTAATCTGCATTTGCAATTAACAACATCGCAAACATCGCAGTTTGCAGTGGTTTGATTTACAGCCGTAAAAAAACCTCCAAACAGCGCTCCTCTTCCATTCTACCGTCATGCAGCCACAACAGTGCGCCGCTCGCCTCGCAGTGAGTGAGTGGCAGCGGAGTAAAGGGGAGGGGCTAACTGAGCATGAGTCAAGTGAGAGAAGAGCGGTCGGTCACTGCCTGGAGTTGTACTGAAGAGAAACTGAAACTTAAGAATCAATCTCATCACACAAGTATCGATCAATACCCAATACCAACGTTAGTATCGATATAATCGATATTTTAGATTGATCCGCCCAGCCCTATTTGCTGGTAGAAATTGGGCAAAGGAGAGGAAACTCAATCAAGTGGTAGACCACTGTAACTTCGGCCGTTTATTAAAGAAGCATCAGGTTTTAAAGTTTGGCCAGCGCCACCTTGGTGTTTGAAACTAAGGTCGTCGACGTGTACGACCTGCCACTGGTTCCAAATTGTACTGCAACTGTAAACGGTCGCACACTTGCATCATATTTGTATCCATGTGAAATAAAGGGTTTCTAGTACTCCTACTTCCCCTcataaagaggtttttttttcaaagacgCCGACACAGTTTCTGTTCAACGGCGTGAGATTTGCaacaaggagaggaggaaaaagaagaacctGCTGCGTCCACAGCTGTCGCCAACAGACGACTGATGACAAGAGCACTTTGTGCAATATGTATACAATGACATAATTATAGATATTTTCACATTACATAAGCACACGTTGCAGACGAGGGACATGAGCTAAAAATGAAATCCAATCTCTCTTAAAGGAACCTTCTAAGAGTATGTTGGATCTTGAAAGGGTTTTCAAGCCTCCTCCCGCTTCCTGGAGCGCCGTCTTTATGTTTGAGAAGCGATTTAACTGACGCGAGTTTGAGATTATCATCACTGTTTAATTTGATGCATGTAACTTGTCTGCGAGTGTGGCCTAAAGGCAGATTACTAGGCATGTTTCCTCTTGGCAATCTTGATAAGAAGGAGGGTGAGAGAAAAGAGCGGCAGCATGCAACAGTGTTCCCTGTGGGAAAGCATGCCTGCAGAACACACATGTGACCCGAGTACAGAGGAAGCGATCCATCATTAAAGGAACACGGCGCACAGGAAACCTAATATACACACAGCGAGGGGATGAGTGTCCGCGGCTCCACGTGTGAGGACGAGGAAAATGTCACGCGTTTCTCTGAGGTAGGATGCGTCTGAGGTTATCGGAGGTTTCCTGTCGGCCTCGGGAAAAGTGTTAAAGAGacgaggaaggaaaaaaacaggtgCACTGAAATCTTCTGGGCTAAACAAAAGgttgatttgaaatgaaatatgttAATGGGATCTATCGgttaatgctaatgctaagaCTGCAGTATGCGTTCATATCTTTATAATAGTGCACAGAACTATAGTCACTTGTAACATCCTGAGTAGTcttgtgttctgtttcctgttttattttgaaataatcacCATTGCCTCTCATCTCAGagtctgcttcctgtaaagtttCACCTGTTTATCGTTATCCCACCACCTAGCCTGCATGTTTCCAGCGTCCTTGTCATTATCTAAAGATTAGTTACTAGTGGCCTTTTGACctcttttgtatattttgttgccttgtgctcagtaaaatgtgcttttgagTCCACATCCAGTGTTTATTCAGCCTGATATTGGATAAAAACAATCCATCTATTAGATGGATACATTTTTTCACTTGATATTCCTTACTGACAGACTTTCTCTTTTCGCTATATGAATAAATCTACATTCAGAATGCTTAAGTCATACCTTATTATCCtgatgattattaatcaatgcgcataaaatgcataaaaatacaTCATTATGCCTATCTTTGTTTATAGCGCTAGCTTTTTTAGCAAATGAACaagttaataataaagtaagaaataaaaatggctgttttattattatacatttttgagAGTATACAATGTTAAAAAATACGATGGTAAAGTCCAATTGACACAATTTTCTCACCCTGTGTGGCTCCGCCCCCCTCGCCTGTGGGTCACtgtttgtgtctccacagacacgaaAACTAACCTGGAAACGGAGATagtggtgtggagctgatgtCAGCATGGTGTGAGTCATTTCACAATAGTTTGACTGACATTTGCTTCTCTTTAAAACTTACATACTACtgctttaagaagctgaagtcacacttttgtgtttatttttattaaaaaaaaactcactccTTATCAAATACATGGGGCTTGTTTAGTGAAAGATCAATGTATGAATATTTGTTATTCAAATAACCTATTCTGCCAATTTTGTCACGTTATTTTACCATgaaagtccaaaaaaatgtcTAATGACGTGTGGTGTGTTGAATGCGAGTGTGTGATTTTCCATCTGCAGCCTCACACTTCACACTGACTGAGTCAAGCAGCCTGTTAGAAAGacgggttttgtttttttaagagatGAATATTATTGAGCCTTCCCACTCCTCCACAGGATGAGACGTGAGGCTGGGCTTCTGAAGTCACGGCTCCCTCTACAGTTTGCACGGCGGAAATTTTCCATCCAGTGCAGagggaaaacaatcaaactgaGCTGGAGTGAAGTGAACAGTCGGGAGGACGCAGCGGGGGGACCCACGTCCGTCCTGGAGATTACTGTAGCCGCTGCTGCAGTCTGACTTGGGACTCGTGCGTCTGGAGAAATGCGTAAAAGCATCATCCACAGCTGCAGATGTCCCCCCTTTTTTCACATGAGGACTCTGCTTCAATCTGGAGCCTGATACAACTGTTTCCTGCGCGGACAATGGGGAAAATGTGTCATTCTTTGCATACTTGAGGAGTGACGACAActtctttcctcctttttttcccggACTTCTCCTTTTTATAATCAAAGCCACAtccgtaacaaaaaaaaaaaagacagtggagTGGATTTAAGACGACACAAACATGGATCGGGATGCGCAGTTTTAAGCAGCGGGCAGTGTGGAGACTCTGCAGCGGGGAGACCCAGCGAGGATGacggtggtggtgatgatgatctCGTCCGCGGATGGTGCAGCTCGGTCGGGCTGCGCACGGAGCCTCGCGGCGGCTGTGATTGGACCGGATACAGACTGGGGCTGACGAATGTTTGTTTGTCCGCGAGGAGATGTTTCTTTTTGGATGGGGAGAAGATCGATACTAGTTTGTGGTGGCGCACGCGTGAAGGTGGGGGGAGAGATGCTTCACCACGAGAACACGCATCACTATGAGGACgcagggaaaaaaatgtcacgAGGAGTGGATTTAAATTGAAAAGCAGAGcaaagagaggagagcagaccTCCCTCACATCTGATGTTTTTTGAATTTCAATGTTTTCCTGCGTCTACAAACTGGATATGGATAATGTTTGCTGTTGCACTAAAGTTTTTTTCACCCTCTTTTCTTGACTATCATGCGTCAGACTGTGGTGGCACAGGATTTTTGAAATGCCAATGTATGGACTATTAAACAACTATAACATACCATGAACTATAATTCTGAAATCACAAGTTATGGGACAGCAATTTAAAGGAAGAACACGTCAGCATTTTTGaaaactagtaaaaaaaaataactcacATCTGCCAGACAGCATGGCTGATAACTGGAGGCTATATTCtgttttcccctttttcttCACTATGACACTGCATTGCTTTTTGAGAAATCAGTTTTACGGACTATTATGTCCCTGAAAAAAGACTTGAATCCTGAAACCACAACTTCGAAATTTGACGGGACACTAtatcaattttcttttctttttttttttaaatgaaagaaaaaacatcagacTTTGAAATCCAGTAAAATGCATTCACACATGCCTGGCAACATGGCTGTGAACTGGGTGgtgtattctgtttttttactaCCACTCTTCGCAGTGGGGACTGCTTTCTCCGGCGTCTTCAACGccacagacagagacattttCACGGATGACTTGCTGCAGGTCAAGCTCACACAAGACAAAGCGGCCGAGCAGTGGAAACTCCAGTCTGCTGACTCGCATCCAAACCTGTACTTTAACCAAGTAGATGTGCTGCACTTGAGGCAGAAGTCCTCCACCACCCACAGTCACATATTTAAAGTCATCCGGGCTGCTGTGCTCACCATGCTTTCTAATGTTCCCGTTTACATGCCTCCCGTGAAACACGAGGAGTTTACAAGCAAGTGGAATGAGATTTATGGGAACAACCTGCCCCCTCTAGCTCTCTACTGCCTGCTGTGCCCCGAGGACTCAGCCGCTCTGCAGTTTCTTATCAAGTTTATGGACAGAATGGCTGAATACCCTGACTGGAAGGTTACCAGTGCGCCTAATGATGAGGTGCCCATGGCGCACTCTCTCACTGGTTTCGCTACAGCTTATGACTTCATCTACTCTCGCCTGGATGAGCACAGACAACGTGTTTACCTCAAGAAAATCCGCTCTGAGACCGTAGAGCTGTACGAACTCTCCAAGTACAGAGGCTGGGGGAAACAGTATCTCCAAAATCATCAAACTACAAATATATTAGCCATCCTGACTGGTGCAATAGTGGTCGGCTCGCACGATGACCCGGAGTCCATGATATGGAAACAAGTGGCGGTGAACTACATGGAGAAAACGATGTTTCTCCTGAATCACGTCGTCGACGGCTCTCTGGATGAGGGAGTCGCCTACGGGAGCTACACGGCCAAGTCCATCACGCAGTACGTCTTCTTAGCTCAGCGCCACTTCAGCATCGACAACACGCAGAACAACTGGCTGCGGGGacacttcttcttctattaCGCCACACTGTTACCGGGCTTTCAGAGGACCGTCGGCATAGCGGACTCTAACTACAACTGGTTCTACGGGCCAGAGAGCCAGCTTGTTTTCCTTGACACGTTTGTCATGAGGAACGGCACGGGTAACTGGCTGGCTCAGCAGATTAGAAAGCACCGACCCAAGGACGGTCCCATGGGGCAGTCGTCGGCTCAGCGCTGGGCTACACTTCACACAGAATACATCTGGTACAACTCGCACCTCACGCCGCTGCCCCCCAGTGATTTTGGCAAAGCGAGGATGCATATTTTCTCTAACTGGGGTGTGGTTACCTATGGAGCAGGTCTTCCCAACGGTCAGGGTAACACTTTTGTCTCCTTTAAGTCGAGCAGACTGGGCGGCCGAGCCGTATATGACATTGTCCATGACAAGCCTTACTCCTGGGTGGACGGCTGGAACAGCTTTAACCCTGGTCACGAGCACCCAGACCAGAACTCCTTCACGTTTGCTCCTAACGGACAAGTATTTGTGTCTGAAGCACTTTATGGCCCAAAGTACAGCTACCTGAATAATGTTTTGGTGTTCAGCCCCTCTCCCACCAGCCTGTGCAACAGTCCGTGGGAGGGTCAGCTGGGGGAGTGTGCAAAGTGGTTGCGCTGGACTGATGAAGGTGTAGGTGATGCTCGGGGGGAGGTAATTGTCGCctcctcacacagagacaccatGTTTGTGAGTGGGGAGGCTGTGTTGGCGTACTCCCCTGCAATGAGGCTGAAGAGTGTTTTCAGAGCCTTGGTGCTGCTCAACTCACAGACACTGCTGGTGCTCGACCACGTTGAGAAGCGGGACGATTCGCCCGTGAAGTCCTTCAGCGCTTTTTTCCACAATCTTGACATTGACTTCAAATATGTTCCTTTCAGATTCATGGACAAATACAACGGCGCCATGATGGACGTGTGGGATGCTCATTATAAAATGTTCTGGTTCAACACACAGGGTCACAGCCCCGACTCCAGGATACAGGAGGCAGAGCAGGCGGCCGAGTTTAAAAAGAGGTGGACTCAGTACGTCAACGTCACTTTCCCGATGACGGGCACGGTCAGCAGAGTCGCTTATGTCTTACACGGGCCGTACGTCAAAGTGTCCAGCTGTAAATTCCTAGATAATAGCAAAAATGGGGTTAGGCTTTCTTTAACCATCAATAACACAGAGAGGATAGTCTCCATTGCTACAAACTATAAAGACATAGGCGCGAGGTTGAGTTATTTAGGATTTGGAGGACACTGTAAAGTTGAGGACAGATTTCAAATCACTCGATTTGGCCTTGGGACTCAACTCATCCCCAAACAAATTAGCAGCGATAATCAGCTGTTTGACTTTGGTTTCACA
This genomic interval carries:
- the LOC122774470 gene encoding dermatan-sulfate epimerase-like protein, which codes for MHSHMPGNMAVNWVVYSVFLLPLFAVGTAFSGVFNATDRDIFTDDLLQVKLTQDKAAEQWKLQSADSHPNLYFNQVDVLHLRQKSSTTHSHIFKVIRAAVLTMLSNVPVYMPPVKHEEFTSKWNEIYGNNLPPLALYCLLCPEDSAALQFLIKFMDRMAEYPDWKVTSAPNDEVPMAHSLTGFATAYDFIYSRLDEHRQRVYLKKIRSETVELYELSKYRGWGKQYLQNHQTTNILAILTGAIVVGSHDDPESMIWKQVAVNYMEKTMFLLNHVVDGSLDEGVAYGSYTAKSITQYVFLAQRHFSIDNTQNNWLRGHFFFYYATLLPGFQRTVGIADSNYNWFYGPESQLVFLDTFVMRNGTGNWLAQQIRKHRPKDGPMGQSSAQRWATLHTEYIWYNSHLTPLPPSDFGKARMHIFSNWGVVTYGAGLPNGQGNTFVSFKSSRLGGRAVYDIVHDKPYSWVDGWNSFNPGHEHPDQNSFTFAPNGQVFVSEALYGPKYSYLNNVLVFSPSPTSLCNSPWEGQLGECAKWLRWTDEGVGDARGEVIVASSHRDTMFVSGEAVLAYSPAMRLKSVFRALVLLNSQTLLVLDHVEKRDDSPVKSFSAFFHNLDIDFKYVPFRFMDKYNGAMMDVWDAHYKMFWFNTQGHSPDSRIQEAEQAAEFKKRWTQYVNVTFPMTGTVSRVAYVLHGPYVKVSSCKFLDNSKNGVRLSLTINNTERIVSIATNYKDIGARLSYLGFGGHCKVEDRFQITRFGLGTQLIPKQISSDNQLFDFGFTVNVIAGVVLCVAIGFLTMQRKFYVCFSKLMRYALLSVLILWIAELLFVSNSCDQLLCGVKWKGVGAKSEVNKQIRLYEQHRLPLPTVVITTLPGSGSEILKHLFYNNSDFVYIRVPTEHVDIPETEFEFDSVVDACEWSRSDAERGRFKVIQGWFHSLVHNTKLHLQNIQLVEGSRVKQPQKVASPRDRKKRSRRREQASELKGKLKASLDRDAEYVREMRRHVAEYPDARVVLSMRSGSWALKLPFVQEVVGHSLRSIYLVRDPRAWVYLMLYNSKPSLYSLKNIPQHLSLIFKGDVGRDGCPSVAPEFKMIQRLLSRSETNPVLILAHLWLAHTAAVMRVSESLPEETYLQVRFEDVVNFPQETAENIHTFLGVPVSPTALNQLIFTTSTNLYNLMYEGDISPANINMWRQNMPRKDMRLVEDVCGSVMKRLGYTRFAS